The proteins below are encoded in one region of Leishmania mexicana MHOM/GT/2001/U1103 complete genome, chromosome 27:
- a CDS encoding aldo-keto reductase-like protein produces MSANVLAYRPLAGPVIAITHRIAMRDSQTIPQLGFGTYRLPASEATDAVAFALSCGYRHVDCAKAYGNEAAVGAALAQALRTRCTRREDLFVTSKLWPTDQHPDHVEAACRATLAALQLDYLDLYLIHWPVCMRHTPHWTSDEDRYPRHRDGTPAIDTSVTLLDTWTAMNRLVDRGLVKSIGLANCTTAHVNDLVKVVAEAKLAHLPVLNQVEHHPGIVDGDLIACLGSHDMLMAAYCPLGMPTRDTPPGFQSLLDDPVLRSLSEFSGFSPARLLLNWSVDRNNVVIVKSANREHIKSNAKAARFALDDRTRLMLDSYHLLVRNFRVMNPTHFSADGATPFFAAEDARLQREIDACRSTRTGTTTAPPSPRS; encoded by the coding sequence ATGTCCGCCAACGTGCTTGCGTATCGTCCACTGGCTGGGCCGGTGATCGCCATCACGCACCGCATTGCCATGCGTGACAGTCAGACGATACCACAGCTCGGTTTTGGCACGTATCGCCTGCCCGCCTCGGAGGCCACTGATGCCGTCGCCTTTGCACTCTCCTGCGGCTACCGTCACGTGGACTGCGCCAAGGCGTACGGCAACGAGGCCGCCGTCGGGGCGGCGCTCGcacaggcgctgcgcacccgGTGCACCCGCCGCGAGGACCTCTTTGTTACGTCGAAGCTGTGGCCGACGGACCAGCACCCCGACCACGTCGAGGCCGCCTGCCGCGCTACCCTCGCAGCACTGCAGCTCGACTACCTCGACCTGTATCTTATCCACTGGCCTGTGTGCATGCGGCACACGCCGCATTGGACCTCCGACGAGGACCGCTACCCCCGCCACCGCGACGGCACCCCTGCCATCGACACCTCGGTGACGCTGCTCGACACGTGGACTGCCATGAACAGGCTGGTGGACCGTGGGCTGGTGAAGTCGATTGGGCTGGCCAactgcaccaccgcccatGTGAACGACCTCGTGAAGGTGGTCGCAGAGGCCAAACTCGCCCACCTGCCCGTACTCAACCAAGTCGAGCACCACCCCGGTATCGTGGACGGCGATCTGATAGCCTGCCTCGGCTCCCACGACATGCTGATGGCGGCCTACTGCCCACTCGGCATGCCGACCCGCGACACCCCGCCGGGCTTCCAGTCCCTCCTGGACGACCCCGTGTTGCGGTCTCTGAGCGAGTTCAGCGGCTTCAGCCCGGCGCGACTTTTACTGAACTGGAGCGTCGACCGCAACAACGTCGTGATCGTGAAGTCCGCCAACCGGGAGCACATCAAGTCGAACGCCAAGGCAGCACGCTTTGCGCTAGATGACCGGACGCGGCTGATGCTGGACAGCTACCACCTCCTCGTGCGCAACTTCCGCGTCATGAATCCGACGCACTTTagcgccgacggcgcgaCGCCGTTCTTCGCGGCCGAGGATGCGCGCTTGCAACGCGAAATCGACGCCTGTAGGTCGACAAGGACGGGAAccacgacagcgccgccctcgccgcgaTCTTGA
- a CDS encoding putative TPR-repeat protein: MDRSMAEAIRQQSEDLRDELKELEQWEDAMQAREMAKAQRRAPLPTSAAAAEPPIRGTVPSLKEAIRQQQQQQQQARAAGASGDAAAEAMADPIQKAKDKGNALFQSGHLQEAVAAYTVGIDLDPASATTHVLYANRAMCYLKLGEWTAAEKDATMCVHMNTGYAKAYYRRAVARKQLGKLREARADLEAVLALAPKDVSAQQEMESVTKALQAKRAAAPQATTTTTATPTTTKKRIIIEEVDSEGDEAAAEAPATLASRLSTEEEDFHQACIEEDLRRLAAARKANEEQVRQEAQREAAAQAKRQRRHERVEIIVEEEEHSPTVEKKMAPSPATSAPAVEQTVPLSTSSPPASSSPSPTSAAAGARPRARPSIAKESLTTPKSFSEFERRFREVAQQPDLRDHYVRQLDPATMAKLFGSNMSPEMLLGILQAIKTFNVTTALQYAKGLCQVSRVEDVALFFNAQEKAVAQDVLDLLRSAPGTPAKDIQQIERKLKPL, translated from the coding sequence ATGGATCGAAGCATGGCGGAGGCCATCCGGCAGCAGTCTGAGGACCTGCGGGATGAGCtcaaggagctggagcagtgGGAGGACGCCATGCAGGCGAGGGAGATGGCCAAGGCACAGCGCAGGGCGCCTCTGCCAACcagtgcagccgcagccgagcCACCCATTCGAGGAACGGTGCCGTCGCTGAAGGAGGCGatacggcagcagcagcagcagcagcaacaggcgcgggccgccggcgccagtggggatgccgctgctgaagctaTGGCAGACCCGATTCAGAAAGCCAAAGACAAGGGCAACGCACTTTTCCAGAGCGGCCATTTGcaggaggcagtggcggccTACACCGTCGGCATCGACCTCGACCCAGCCAGCGCTACGACACACGTCCTGTACGCGAACCGGGCCATGTGCTACCTCAAGCTCGGCGAGTGGACGGCTGCAGAGAAGGATGCGACGATGTGCGTGCACATGAACACCGGGTATGCCAAGGCCTACTACCGACGCGCCGTGGCGCGCAAGCAGCTCGgcaagctgcgcgaggctCGCGCAGATCTTGAGGCGGTGCTCGCCCTCGCTCCTAAGGACGTCAGCGCTCAGCAGGAGATGGAAAGTGTGACAaaagcgctgcaggcgaagcgagcggcggcgccgcaggccaccactaccaccaccgctacTCCCACTACTACGAAGAAGCGAATCATTATCGAGGAGGTCGACAGCGAAGGggatgaggcggcggccgaggcACCGGCGACGTTGGCCTCAAGGTTGTCaacggaagaggaggatTTCCATCAGGCCTGCATCGAGGAGGACCTGCGCaggctggcggcggcgcgcaagGCGAACGAGGAGCAGGTGCGGcaggaggcacagcgcgaggccgctgcgcaggccaagcggcagcgccgccatgaGCGCGTGGAGATCattgtggaggaggaggagcactcCCCCACGGTGGAGAAGAAGATGGCACCCTCGCCTGCCACATCCGCCCCCGCGGTGGAGCAGACGGTACCGCTGTCGACGTCATCTCCGccggcctcctcgtcgccctcACCCacatccgccgccgcaggcgcacgcccacgcgcgcgccccTCCATCGCCAAGGAGAGCCTCACCACACCCAAGTCCTTTAGTGAATTCGAGCGGCGCTTTCGCGAGGTGGCCCAGCAGCCAGACCTGCGCGACCATTACGTGCGGCAGCTCGACCCTGCCACCATGGCGAAGCTCTTTGGTAGCAATATGTCACCCGAGATGCTTCTCGGCATCCTGCAAGCCATCAAGACCTTCAACGTCACGACTGCCCTGCAGTACGCCAAAGGACTGTGCCAGGTGAGTCGCGTAGAGGACGTGGCTCTCTTTTTCAATGCACAGGAGAAGGCAGTCGCGCAGGATGTGCTGGACCTCCTCCGCTCAGCCCCTGGCACGCCAGCCAAGGATATCCAACAGATTGAACGCAAACTCAAGCCCTTGtag
- a CDS encoding vesicle-associated membrane protein (vamp),putative, which yields MSINSSLVAFERVILAEENVSPTVAPALQKMLGLLPRHGAKVSYQLEQDVFHFFIENDIVYACTTSGHYENRIVFGFLLHIKNAFKTSFAGGADRNPHHAGLTPENCHDFSSTLASSRKTFNESPQEDMVCRIKEQLNATREVMLQNLDGIIERGDRIDTLCDRTELLCDEAHGFHSNARSLKHAVLMHKIHIIIGIVIFIAILALITALGICGIDFKKC from the coding sequence ATGTCTATCAATAGCTCCCTGGTGGCCTTTGAGCGGGTCATCCTCGCGGAGGAGAACGTCTCGCCAACTGTAGCGCCGGCGCTGCAAAAGATGCTGGGGCTGCTTCCTCGCCACGGCGCGAAGGTAAGCTATCAGCTCGAGCAGGACGTGTTTCACTTCTTCATCGAGAACGACATTGTCTacgcctgcaccacctcggGTCACTACGAGAACCGCATTGTCTTCGGTTTTCTCCTCCACATCAAGAATGCATTCAAGACATCCTTCGCCGGCGGAGCTGACCGCAATCCGCACCACGCTGGCCTGACACCAGAAAACTGCCACGACTTTTCTTCTACGCTGGCCTCCTCCCGCAAAACGTTTAACGAGAGCCCTCAAGAGGATATGGTTTGCCGAATCAAGGAGCAGCTGAACGCAACGCGCGAGGTGATGCTCCAGAACCTGGACGGCATTATCGAGCGCGGCGACCGCATCGACACTCTGTGCGACCGCACCGAACTCTTATGTGACGAGGCGCACGGCTTCCACTCTAATGCACGCTCTCTCAAGCACGCCGTCTTGATGCACAAAATTCATATCATCATCGGTATTGTTATCTTTATTGCCATTCTTGCCCTCATCACTGCGCTCGGCATCTGCGGCATTGACTTTAAGAAATGCTAG
- a CDS encoding putative heat shock protein DNAJ, which produces MVKETGYYNALGVSPDASEDEIKRAYRKLALKYHPDKNTEPGAQEKFKEVSVAYECLSDPDKRKRYDQFGKDAVEMQGGGVDPSDIFASFFGGGSRPRGEPKPKDIVHELPVPLEAFYCGKTIKLAITRDRLCTQCSGTGSKVAGVSATCKDCSGRGVRMVTRQLQPGFIQQIQTACPVCKGKGTNLREEDKCVSCRGQQIIKDKKVFEVMVEKGMHRGDSVTFSGEGDQIPGVKLSGDIIIILDQKPHQTFIRKGDHLFLEQTISLAEALTGFSLNITQLDGRELAVSSAAGAIIDPANMYSVSREGMPIAHTGGMERGDLIIRFQVVFPKTLRQVCVPELRKMLGYPQQPPAKDGAEQYTLQESHINLEKEARRNAYDDDGDQPRVQTAGCAQQ; this is translated from the coding sequence ATGGTGAAGGAGACCGGTTATTACAACGCCCTCGGCGTGAGCCCCGATGCGAGCGAGGATGAGATCAAGCGCGCCTATCGAAAGCTGGCACTCAAGTACCATCCGGACAAGAACACCGAACCCGGTGCGCAGGAGAAGTTTAAGGAGGTGTCGGTCGCATACGAGTGCCTGTCGGACCCCGACAAGCGCAAGCGCTATGACCAGTTCGGCAAGGACGCGGTGGAGATGcagggcggtggcgtcgaCCCAAGCGACATCTTCGCGAGCTTCTTCGGGGGTGGAAGCCGCCCGCGCGGAGAGCCGAAGCCGAAGGACATTGTGCACGAGCTGCCGGTTCCACTGGAGGCTTTCTACTGCGGCAAGACCATCAAGCTCGCCATCACCCGCGACCGCCTGTGCAcgcagtgcagcggcaccggctccaAGGTCGCTGGCGTGAGTGCCACATGCAAGGACTGCAGCGGCCGAGGTGTGCGGATGGTGACTCGCCAGCTGCAGCCCGGGTTTATTCAGCAGATACAAACTGCGTGCCCGGTGTGCAAGGGCAAGGGCACGAACTTGCGAGAGGAGGACAAGTGCGTCAGCTGCCGTGGCCAGCAGATCATCAAGGACAAGAAGGTGTTCGAGGTGATGGTGGAGAAGGGCATGCACCGCGGCGACAGCGTTACCTTCAGCGGGGAGGGCGACCAGATCCCTGGCGTCAAGCTCTCCGGCgacatcatcatcatcctGGACCAGAAGCCGCACCAGACCTTTATCCGCAAGGGCGACCACCTCTTCCTGGAGCAAACCATCTCCCTCGCTGAGGCGCTAACAGGTTTCTCGCTGAACATTACCCAGCTCGACGGCCGCGAGctcgccgtctcctccgccgccggcgccatcATCGACCCCGCCAATATGTACAGCGTGAGCCGCGAGGGTATGCCTATTGCCCACACCGGCGGCATGGAGCGCGGCGACCTCATCATTCGCTTCCAAGTCGTCTTTCCAAAGACGCTGaggcaggtgtgtgtgccagaGCTGCGCAAGATGCTGGGCtacccgcagcagccaccggcCAAGGACGGCGCCGAGCAGTACACACTGCAGGAGTCGCACATCAACCTCGAGAAGGAGGCACGCCGTAACGCCTATGATGACGATGGCGACCAGCCGCGCGTGCAGACGGCCGGCTGTGCGCAGCAGTGA
- a CDS encoding sucrose hydrolase-like protein: MSHEQRLEEANNAVLAIRKSVDKEFYPRYHIAPYARSMSAPCGMIYFKGLYHVFYQHQPFAEESGPMHWAHSTSENMIYWRHHPVALAPGEDWDRDGCFSGSSVVYDDRLYVFYTGHHWLTDIADDSQIYQVQCLAISENGFNFEKRGIVVKPPAGFSHFRDPYVWFQDGRWWMVCGGRDSKDQGQLLLYSTDDLEDWDDSTFMILSKSEDRNVYMWEHPCFFPLQRHQMLMLSPQGMQPEDYMFRNRYQTGLLMGLWKPNAIFSVTSTFKKLDLGHDFYGAQAFLTRDGRRVFIGWLDMWDTNMPTKQHHWTGMLSLPRVLLVDEASGRIRTPPIKELESIRGTHQYLPRQTVLENSQVQLLFGCTAHEVRVLFDMEKSTAEKYGLWLGRGLEIYVDEQSKRLVVNRHYPNYGISGYRSYTLPAQALLLVHAYFDMSSVEVFVNEGEAVLSTRIYPAREDRALSLFAANGTAHVTRGDIWALNQSVIH, from the coding sequence ATGTCACACGAACAGCGGCTTGAAGAGGCGAACAACGCTGTGCTGGCGATCCGCAAAAGCGTCGACAAGGAGTTCTACCCGCGCTATCACATTGCCCCTTATGCCCGCTCCATGAGTGCGCCATGTGGCATGATCTACTTCAAGGGTCTCTATCACGTCTTTTATCAGCATCAACCATTTGCCGAAGAGTCTGGCCCGATGCACTGGGCTCATTCCACGAGCGAGAATATGATTTACTGGCGGCACCACCCCGTCGCGCTCGCACCCGGAGAGGACTGGGACCGCGATGGTTGCTTCTCTGGCAGCTCGGTCGTGTATGATGATCGACTCTATGTATTTTACACTGGTCACCACTGGCTCACTGATATTGCTGATGATAGCCAAATATACCAGGTTCAGTGCCTGGCTATCAGCGAAAACGGCTTCAACTTTGAGAAGCGGGGCATCGTAGTAAAGCCGCCAGCCGGCTTCTCCCATTTCCGGGACCCGTACGTGTGGTTCCAGgatgggcggtggtggatggtgtgcggcggccgcgacTCCAAGGATCAGGGCCAGCTTCTCCTGTACAGCACCGATGATCTGGAGGATTGGGATGACAGCACGTTCATGATTCTGTCCAAGTCGGAGGACCGTAACGTGTACATGTGGGAGCACCCTTGCTTTTTCcccctgcagcgccaccagatGCTCATGCTCTCGCCGCAAGGCATGCAACCTGAAGATTACATGTTCCGCAATCGGTACCAAACAGGGCTTCTGATGGGTCTGTGGAAACCGAACGCGATCTTCAGCGTCACCTCCACGTTCAAGAAGCTGGACCTTGGCCACGACTTTTACGGCGCTCAGGCCTTCCTAACGCGCGACGGCCGGCGTGTCTTCATTGGCTGGCTGGACATGTGGGACACGAACATGCCCACAAAGCAGCACCATTGGACCGGCATGCTCTCCCTGCCTCGCGTTCTCCTTGTCGACGAAGCTAGTGGCAGAATTCGTACGCCGCCCATCAAGGAGCTGGAGAGTATCCGTGGCACCCACCAGTACCTACCGCGGCAGACTGTGCTCGAGAATTCGCAGGTTCAGCTACTGTTTGGCTGCACGGCTCACGAGGTACGCGTGCTGTTTGACATGGAAAAGAGCACGGCGGAAAAGTACGGCCTGTGGCTCGGTAGAGGGCTAGAGATCTACGTCGACGAACAAAGCAAGCGTCTCGTGGTAAACCGCCACTACCCCAACTACGGCATTAGCGGATACCGCAGCTACACGCTGCCGGCTCAGGCACTGCTGCTAGTGCACGCGTACTTTGACATGTCTAGTGTAGAGGTCTTTGTGAACGAAGGCGAGGCCGTGCTGAGTACCCGGATTTATCCGGCGCGCGAGGATCGggcgctttctctctttgcAGCCAATGGCACCGCCCACGTCACGCGAGGTGACATTTGGGCACTGAACCAGTCAGTTATCCATTAG